The following are from one region of the Veillonella nakazawae genome:
- a CDS encoding diaminopimelate dehydrogenase: protein MSKIRIGIVGYGNLGRGVEASVKLQPDMELVGVFSRRKGLETVSGVPTYTMEDLPNFKGKIDVMVLCGGSATDLIEQTPMVTKYFNCIDSFDTHARIPEHFANVDKVAKEAKTATLISCGWDPGMFSLQRVYAESILPQGKSYTFWGRGVSQGHSDAIRRIDGVLDARQYTVPKEQYLEAIRNGETPDVDGYKGHLRECYVVAAPDADKAKIENEIKTMENYFVGYETVVNFISQEELDRDHKGIPHGGFVLRSGESTDGTRHVIEYSLKLDSNPEFTGSALVAYARGIYRLAKHGGTGCYTVFDIPPAWISTHSAEELRAHSL from the coding sequence ATGAGCAAAATTCGTATTGGTATCGTTGGCTACGGCAACTTAGGTCGTGGTGTTGAAGCATCCGTAAAATTACAACCTGATATGGAGCTTGTTGGTGTATTCTCTCGACGTAAAGGTTTAGAAACAGTTTCTGGTGTTCCTACATATACTATGGAGGATCTACCAAACTTCAAAGGTAAAATCGATGTTATGGTTCTTTGTGGTGGTTCTGCAACAGACCTTATCGAACAAACTCCAATGGTAACTAAATACTTCAACTGTATCGATTCCTTCGATACACATGCACGTATTCCTGAGCATTTTGCTAATGTAGACAAAGTAGCTAAAGAAGCTAAAACTGCTACATTGATTTCTTGCGGTTGGGACCCAGGCATGTTCTCTTTACAACGTGTATATGCTGAAAGCATCTTGCCTCAAGGTAAATCTTATACATTCTGGGGCCGTGGCGTTTCCCAAGGTCACTCCGATGCTATTCGTCGTATTGATGGTGTTCTTGATGCTCGTCAATACACTGTTCCTAAAGAACAATACCTTGAAGCTATCCGCAATGGTGAAACTCCAGACGTTGATGGCTACAAAGGTCACCTTCGTGAGTGCTATGTAGTAGCTGCTCCTGATGCTGACAAAGCTAAAATTGAAAACGAAATCAAAACTATGGAAAACTACTTCGTAGGTTATGAAACTGTAGTAAACTTCATTTCTCAAGAAGAACTTGATCGCGACCACAAAGGCATTCCACATGGTGGCTTCGTGCTTCGCTCTGGTGAAAGTACAGATGGCACTCGTCACGTTATCGAGTACTCCTTGAAACTCGACTCTAACCCTGAATTCACAGGTTCTGCACTTGTTGCTTACGCACGTGGCATCTACCGCCTTGCTAAACACGGCGGCACAGGTTGCTACACAGTATTCGACATTCCACCAGCTTGGATTTCTACTCATTCTGCAGAAGAATTACGAGCTCACTCTCTATAA
- a CDS encoding substrate-binding domain-containing protein, which produces MGFLKKDISRRQFIGGALALAAASAVPSFIRGAYKPTQSDSLQVWTCGGLSEAFLDLNQVYTMHTGHNIQYTGAFAGSIGKSLLAEKSRTEIFGARGLDLAKNMRKKGVSMAFEPLCFTDYVIVTPKGNPAGIRDLKDMAEPGVRVMLPLGASPPGSASVKGIMKLSGLTDGIMKNLMAENACVISMMCDLVEGKADVSIIEKRLTTHDRFKDRIEYFSIPAQFVPPAPLTFTINTMKYVQDRALAADYIEFTRSQEGQQILENHGFTSVYSARGLDLIERFGVKDV; this is translated from the coding sequence ATGGGATTTTTGAAAAAGGATATATCCCGTCGCCAGTTTATTGGTGGTGCTTTAGCTTTAGCAGCCGCATCAGCGGTGCCGTCGTTTATACGCGGCGCTTACAAGCCAACACAGTCTGATTCATTACAAGTGTGGACTTGTGGCGGTTTATCGGAAGCGTTCCTTGATTTAAACCAAGTTTATACAATGCACACAGGGCACAATATTCAGTATACTGGTGCCTTTGCAGGATCTATTGGTAAATCCTTGTTGGCTGAGAAGAGTCGCACAGAAATCTTTGGAGCTCGCGGTTTAGATTTAGCGAAAAATATGCGCAAAAAAGGCGTAAGTATGGCTTTTGAACCATTATGTTTTACGGATTACGTTATCGTTACACCTAAGGGGAATCCCGCAGGGATTCGGGACTTGAAGGATATGGCCGAGCCTGGTGTACGCGTTATGTTGCCCCTGGGCGCATCTCCCCCTGGTAGTGCGTCTGTAAAAGGAATCATGAAATTATCTGGTTTAACCGATGGTATCATGAAAAACTTAATGGCTGAAAATGCTTGCGTAATTTCCATGATGTGTGATCTCGTAGAAGGTAAAGCCGATGTATCTATCATTGAAAAACGCCTTACCACACATGATCGGTTTAAGGATCGTATAGAGTACTTCTCCATACCTGCACAATTTGTGCCACCTGCACCGCTCACTTTCACTATTAACACGATGAAATATGTACAAGATCGTGCGTTGGCTGCCGATTATATTGAATTTACACGGTCACAAGAAGGACAACAAATCTTAGAAAATCACGGGTTCACATCCGTTTATAGTGCGAGAGGTCTCGATTTGATAGAAAGGTTTGGTGTAAAAGATGTGTAA
- a CDS encoding GlsB/YeaQ/YmgE family stress response membrane protein, whose translation MLWSIIVGGFIGFLAGAITNKGGAMGIIANVVAGLIGSSVGQSLFGTWGPSLAGMSLIPSVLGAVIVVAVVSFFFGKKG comes from the coding sequence ATGTTATGGTCAATTATTGTTGGTGGTTTTATTGGGTTCCTAGCTGGTGCCATCACTAACAAAGGCGGTGCAATGGGCATTATCGCTAACGTTGTTGCTGGTTTAATTGGCTCGTCCGTAGGTCAGTCCCTATTTGGTACCTGGGGTCCTAGCTTAGCGGGAATGTCCTTAATTCCATCTGTATTGGGTGCAGTCATTGTTGTTGCTGTAGTCTCATTTTTCTTCGGAAAAAAAGGATAG
- the ychF gene encoding redox-regulated ATPase YchF has translation MSTNLEVGIVGLPNVGKSTLFNAITKAGAEAANYPFCTIEPNVGVVDVPDNRLAVLAEMFGSKRILPAAMRFVDIAGLVEGASKGEGLGNKFLSHIRQVDAIAQVIRCFDDPNITHVSGSIDPIRDIEIINTELCLADLESVEKRKQRIEKIAKSGDKDARTELPLLERIIEGLGEAKPVRAQGLEEEELEMIKELTLLTAKPSLYVANISEDEVSDYSGNEYVKRVEEYAKSEGAGIVVVSARIESEIAELSEEESAAFLEDLGLEESGLTKLIKASYALLGLINYFTAGEMEARAWTIVNGTKAPQAAGKIHSDIEKGFIRAEIVSFDDLQACGSQNAAKEKGLVRLEGKDYVMKDGDVTHFRFNV, from the coding sequence ATGAGCACAAATTTAGAAGTAGGCATCGTAGGCCTTCCAAATGTTGGTAAAAGTACATTATTCAACGCTATTACAAAAGCAGGCGCTGAAGCTGCCAACTATCCATTCTGTACAATCGAGCCAAACGTAGGTGTCGTTGATGTTCCAGACAATCGTTTAGCTGTATTGGCTGAAATGTTCGGCTCCAAACGCATCCTTCCTGCAGCTATGCGCTTCGTAGATATTGCAGGCCTTGTAGAAGGTGCGTCCAAAGGCGAAGGTTTAGGTAATAAATTCCTTAGCCACATCCGCCAAGTAGATGCGATTGCTCAAGTTATCCGTTGTTTCGATGACCCTAACATCACTCACGTTTCTGGCTCTATCGATCCAATTCGTGATATCGAAATCATCAACACTGAGCTCTGCCTTGCAGACCTTGAATCCGTGGAAAAACGTAAACAACGTATTGAAAAAATCGCTAAATCCGGCGACAAAGATGCGCGTACTGAGTTACCATTACTAGAACGCATCATCGAAGGTCTAGGTGAAGCAAAACCAGTTCGTGCACAAGGTCTCGAAGAAGAAGAATTAGAAATGATCAAAGAGTTGACATTGCTTACAGCAAAACCATCTCTTTATGTAGCTAACATTTCTGAAGATGAAGTATCTGATTACTCCGGTAATGAATATGTAAAACGCGTAGAGGAATATGCGAAAAGCGAAGGCGCTGGCATCGTTGTTGTTTCTGCTCGTATCGAGTCCGAAATTGCAGAGTTATCTGAAGAAGAATCCGCTGCATTCCTTGAAGATCTTGGCCTTGAAGAATCTGGCTTAACTAAACTTATCAAGGCAAGTTATGCACTCTTAGGTCTTATCAACTACTTCACAGCTGGCGAAATGGAAGCTCGTGCTTGGACAATCGTAAACGGCACAAAAGCACCTCAAGCGGCTGGTAAAATCCACTCCGATATAGAAAAAGGCTTCATCCGTGCTGAAATTGTATCCTTCGATGACTTACAAGCTTGCGGTAGCCAAAATGCGGCTAAAGAAAAAGGTCTTGTACGCCTAGAAGGCAAAGACTACGTTATGAAAGACGGCGATGTAACACACTTCCGCTTCAACGTATAA
- a CDS encoding 4Fe-4S binding protein has protein sequence MGKWVYYGIFRCPYIVPFVNCESCSIITCWGRITTYFYAWWIILPIMVVFFGRAFCSWFCPSGWVNQMLGKISMGPLRNRKNYMRFLQLGMVATIILGLVVYFKFGNPRIMIPIRTSDEYFNAVILSMQFSEWYWAARTITVVSIIAGSLIIANAWCRFVCPFGGVMELLRKISIFRIFKTNDCDNCDACLRVCEMGTRPNEMNCTNCGDCLHVCHKDAIRFGRKG, from the coding sequence ATGGGGAAATGGGTGTACTATGGCATATTCCGATGCCCTTATATTGTTCCATTCGTAAACTGTGAAAGCTGTTCCATAATTACCTGCTGGGGCCGCATCACGACGTACTTTTATGCGTGGTGGATTATCTTGCCGATTATGGTCGTCTTCTTTGGACGTGCTTTCTGTAGCTGGTTCTGTCCAAGTGGGTGGGTTAACCAAATGCTGGGAAAAATATCTATGGGACCACTAAGAAATCGTAAAAACTATATGCGTTTCCTTCAACTCGGCATGGTAGCAACTATAATTTTAGGGCTTGTGGTATATTTTAAATTTGGTAATCCCCGCATTATGATCCCCATTCGGACGAGCGATGAATATTTTAATGCTGTTATTTTATCTATGCAGTTCTCCGAATGGTATTGGGCGGCTCGTACTATAACGGTCGTATCTATTATTGCTGGTTCCCTTATTATCGCCAATGCTTGGTGCCGCTTTGTATGTCCTTTTGGGGGCGTAATGGAGTTGCTTCGCAAAATTTCTATTTTTAGAATTTTTAAAACAAATGATTGCGATAACTGTGATGCGTGCTTGCGCGTATGTGAAATGGGAACACGACCAAATGAAATGAATTGTACCAACTGTGGTGATTGCTTACATGTTTGCCATAAAGATGCTATTAGATTTGGTCGGAAAGGTTAA
- a CDS encoding radical SAM protein codes for MKEIQGQSFLQNHPCYNKAASANWGRLHLPVAPNCNIQCNYCNRKYDCANENRPGVTQHVYTPQEAAAFVRKVFDARQDISVVGIAGPGDPMCDADKTLETFRLVKKDFPHVMLCLSSNGLAVPDYVNDIADLGITHVTITANAIDPEIAKHVYSMVRYEGNIYKGIDGARILLERQAESIRKLKEKNIIVKINTVVVPDVNMDHVPAIAKQAEAWGVDLMNCIAMIPVHDTAFENHRGPTSEEINNMRQFIGHYVPQMTHCKRCRADAIGRLCEA; via the coding sequence ATGAAAGAAATTCAAGGACAAAGTTTCCTACAAAATCATCCTTGTTACAACAAGGCCGCTTCTGCTAATTGGGGTCGTTTACATTTACCAGTAGCGCCAAATTGTAATATTCAATGTAATTATTGTAATCGTAAGTACGACTGTGCGAATGAAAATAGACCGGGCGTGACGCAGCATGTCTATACGCCACAAGAGGCAGCTGCCTTTGTGCGCAAGGTGTTTGATGCTCGTCAGGATATCTCTGTAGTAGGTATTGCAGGTCCTGGGGATCCTATGTGTGATGCAGACAAGACACTTGAAACCTTCCGCCTCGTGAAAAAGGATTTTCCTCATGTCATGCTTTGTTTATCTAGTAATGGTTTGGCAGTGCCTGATTATGTTAATGACATTGCTGACTTAGGAATTACGCATGTAACGATTACGGCTAATGCTATTGATCCTGAGATTGCAAAACATGTATATTCCATGGTTCGCTATGAGGGTAATATCTACAAGGGAATCGATGGGGCCCGTATTTTATTAGAACGTCAGGCTGAAAGTATCCGGAAGTTAAAGGAAAAGAACATCATTGTTAAGATTAACACCGTAGTAGTGCCTGATGTAAATATGGACCATGTACCAGCTATCGCTAAACAAGCGGAAGCATGGGGTGTCGATTTGATGAACTGTATTGCTATGATTCCGGTTCATGATACGGCCTTTGAAAATCATAGGGGCCCGACTTCAGAAGAAATCAATAACATGCGTCAATTTATTGGTCACTATGTGCCGCAAATGACACACTGCAAACGCTGCAGAGCTGATGCTATCGGTCGTTTGTGTGAAGCGTAG
- a CDS encoding single-stranded DNA-binding protein, translating into MNSVQILGNLARDPEVRYTKTGRAVATFTVAATNTYIDSTTNETKEQTAFINCVAWGKLGEAAGNLRKGSRCFVEGRLQTRSYETQDGQKRYVTEVVANFVGQSLDMNTNSFEGGSNFDSFSTGGDDENIPF; encoded by the coding sequence ATGAACTCTGTACAAATTCTAGGTAATTTAGCTCGTGATCCTGAAGTACGCTATACCAAAACTGGTCGTGCGGTAGCAACTTTCACAGTAGCTGCAACTAACACCTATATTGATTCCACAACAAATGAGACGAAAGAACAAACTGCTTTCATCAACTGCGTTGCATGGGGTAAACTTGGTGAAGCGGCAGGCAATCTTCGTAAAGGCAGTCGTTGCTTTGTAGAAGGTCGTTTGCAAACTCGTTCTTACGAGACTCAGGACGGTCAAAAACGGTACGTTACTGAAGTAGTAGCGAACTTTGTGGGCCAATCCCTTGATATGAATACTAATTCTTTCGAAGGTGGGTCCAATTTTGATAGTTTCAGTACAGGCGGCGATGACGAAAACATCCCGTTCTAG
- a CDS encoding NAD(P)H-dependent oxidoreductase, producing MSKYEIENVKLTAPKLDRKDLEYAMTYRYACKKFDSNKKNSEEDWNAILNAARLSPTSLGFEAYQLLVIQNPEIREKMKAHGWGILAGLEASHVVVFLARKKVDLEFDSPYIRHIQEEVKQLPAEVDVAYREKYAQFTTSDFKTFESERAAFDWASKQAYIVMANMMTMAAYEGLDSCPLEGFNQDDMTALLGDELGLFDTKHFGIAVMAAFGYRDEEPHRNKTRRTMDEIVTVVE from the coding sequence ATGAGCAAGTATGAAATAGAAAATGTAAAATTAACCGCTCCAAAATTGGATCGTAAAGATTTAGAATATGCTATGACCTATCGCTATGCTTGTAAGAAGTTTGATAGCAATAAGAAAAATTCTGAAGAAGACTGGAATGCTATTCTTAATGCGGCACGTTTGTCTCCTACATCCCTTGGCTTTGAGGCTTACCAATTGTTGGTGATTCAAAATCCAGAAATTCGCGAAAAAATGAAAGCTCATGGCTGGGGGATTTTAGCAGGTCTTGAAGCTAGTCATGTAGTAGTTTTCTTGGCGCGTAAAAAAGTTGATCTTGAATTCGATTCTCCATATATTCGTCATATTCAAGAAGAGGTTAAACAATTACCTGCTGAAGTTGATGTAGCATACCGTGAGAAATATGCTCAATTTACTACAAGTGACTTTAAAACCTTTGAGTCTGAACGTGCTGCTTTTGACTGGGCTTCAAAACAAGCGTATATCGTTATGGCGAACATGATGACTATGGCGGCGTATGAAGGCTTAGATTCTTGTCCATTAGAAGGCTTCAATCAAGATGACATGACCGCACTCTTAGGTGATGAACTTGGCCTATTTGATACTAAACACTTTGGCATTGCTGTAATGGCTGCCTTTGGTTACCGTGATGAAGAACCACATCGCAATAAAACACGTCGTACAATGGATGAAATTGTAACAGTAGTTGAGTAG
- a CDS encoding multidrug effflux MFS transporter, whose translation MLTISNKGWLFTSILSALMAFTSLSTDIYLPAMPEMGRDLNGDAELTLTGFLIGFALAQLFWGAVSDKIGRKKPLIMGVVLFIIGSVGCALSSSMMELLAWRVFQAFGACVGPMLSRAMIRDLYGRTEAAKMLSTLAIVMAIAPIAGPMLAGHLLVWYTWHSIFWLLVAIGILMLIAVLVIPETHPVEKRSKKSIGHTYNNYWILLRNKGFMKYTLCVSSFYIAIYAFLTGSPYVYIDVYGVPKEYFGYLFSVNIIGVMLLSAINRRIVSAIRLDRLLRYATLFAAICVSVVMGLIIIGYHSLWLIVIGCFLFFSMNGIIAAVTNALALDRAGRMAGSGAALLGAMQYGSGIVSSLILTFLPNDSADPMMGVITLFVIICAIIAFPEDEKYNRI comes from the coding sequence ATGCTGACGATTAGCAATAAAGGATGGCTTTTTACTTCTATATTAAGTGCATTGATGGCGTTTACGTCATTGTCGACGGATATTTATTTACCTGCCATGCCTGAGATGGGGCGAGATCTTAATGGTGATGCGGAGCTAACGTTGACTGGTTTCTTAATAGGTTTTGCGCTAGCCCAACTTTTCTGGGGCGCCGTTAGCGATAAAATTGGACGTAAGAAGCCGCTTATTATGGGGGTAGTTTTATTTATCATTGGTTCTGTGGGGTGTGCATTGAGTTCATCCATGATGGAGTTGCTGGCTTGGCGCGTGTTCCAAGCATTTGGTGCTTGCGTAGGACCTATGTTATCACGGGCTATGATTCGTGACTTATATGGTCGGACTGAAGCTGCTAAAATGTTATCTACCTTAGCTATTGTTATGGCCATAGCGCCTATTGCAGGGCCGATGCTAGCAGGGCATCTACTTGTGTGGTATACTTGGCATTCAATCTTTTGGTTATTAGTTGCTATCGGCATTTTAATGCTCATTGCCGTATTAGTCATTCCTGAAACACATCCTGTAGAGAAGCGTAGTAAAAAGTCTATAGGTCATACCTATAATAATTATTGGATTTTACTACGTAATAAAGGCTTTATGAAATATACACTATGTGTTAGCTCTTTTTATATTGCTATCTATGCGTTCCTAACGGGTTCTCCTTATGTATATATTGATGTTTATGGAGTTCCAAAGGAATACTTTGGCTATCTCTTTTCTGTCAATATTATTGGCGTAATGTTACTAAGTGCTATTAATCGTCGTATTGTAAGTGCTATACGCCTCGATAGATTATTGCGATATGCTACATTATTTGCTGCTATTTGTGTATCTGTTGTAATGGGGTTGATAATCATAGGCTATCATTCCCTGTGGTTAATCGTTATTGGCTGTTTTTTATTCTTCTCCATGAATGGTATCATTGCAGCTGTAACAAATGCCTTAGCATTAGATAGAGCTGGCAGAATGGCTGGCTCTGGGGCGGCACTCCTAGGTGCCATGCAATATGGTAGTGGCATTGTATCATCGTTGATCCTTACCTTCTTACCAAATGATTCGGCAGACCCTATGATGGGGGTAATAACTTTGTTTGTTATTATTTGTGCCATTATCGCTTTTCCTGAAGATGAAAAATATAATCGCATATAA
- the rpsF gene encoding 30S ribosomal protein S6, whose amino-acid sequence MNKYEVMFIVKPAEEEATNAVIEKVEALIARVGGTVEKVDRWGKRRLAYAVKKFTDGFYVLINFEAAPAEIKEIDRVLKINDEVLRHLIVKHEA is encoded by the coding sequence ATGAACAAATACGAAGTCATGTTTATTGTGAAACCAGCTGAAGAGGAAGCAACTAATGCTGTTATTGAAAAAGTAGAAGCTTTAATTGCTCGTGTAGGCGGCACAGTAGAAAAGGTAGATCGTTGGGGCAAGCGTCGTCTTGCTTACGCTGTGAAGAAATTCACTGACGGTTTCTATGTATTGATAAACTTTGAAGCAGCACCTGCTGAAATCAAAGAAATCGATCGTGTATTGAAAATCAACGATGAAGTCCTAAGACATCTAATTGTAAAACACGAAGCATAA
- a CDS encoding CsbD family protein, giving the protein MALEDKLDQVKGAVKENAGKLTDDKQMQAEGAVENTVAKVKDAADSVVNDIKKTADDAKDAVEGAISGLKNALGNDDK; this is encoded by the coding sequence ATGGCATTAGAAGATAAATTAGATCAAGTTAAAGGTGCAGTAAAAGAAAATGCAGGTAAATTAACTGATGACAAACAAATGCAAGCCGAAGGTGCTGTTGAGAATACAGTAGCAAAAGTAAAAGATGCTGCTGATAGTGTTGTTAATGATATCAAAAAAACTGCAGATGATGCTAAAGACGCTGTAGAAGGTGCGATTAGTGGCCTTAAAAATGCATTGGGCAATGATGACAAATAA
- a CDS encoding MBL fold metallo-hydrolase, which yields MNIIIHRGTHQIGGSAIEISTASTRIILDFGNELSLDEKYIPINLDIDGVTKGMPDCDGIVISHYHIDHLGQLTSALPEIPLYMGKLSKEVAMIATEHQDKDLYLRLLGANTFRGGEAFTIGNIHIRPLVIDHSAVDSYMFVIEAEGKRVLYTGDFRMHGLRSHIVEKLVKTYIGEVDVLITEGTLVSRGVNDGISEAAVLEDIYSYIQDGKYVFVICSSTNIDRIMGIWQNMPTDKVLICDAYQKRILDTVVNNVYYESSLYRRHDSPLVLDKGKYPKYYMDNGFVCLVRATENHISHIKEFPKDDVRIIYSMWTGYIEENLALKALLETYPTYICHASGHVSKDDLIKFIELVNPDVIIPVHTDNPERLEALVPNRNVYIVNDNEPFII from the coding sequence ATGAATATAATTATCCATCGTGGCACTCATCAGATTGGTGGCAGTGCCATAGAAATAAGTACAGCATCTACTCGTATTATATTGGACTTTGGTAACGAATTAAGTTTAGATGAAAAGTACATACCTATAAATTTAGATATAGACGGTGTTACAAAAGGGATGCCGGATTGTGACGGTATTGTGATTTCTCATTATCATATAGATCACTTAGGACAACTAACCTCTGCATTACCAGAAATACCATTATATATGGGGAAACTGAGTAAGGAAGTGGCTATGATAGCAACTGAACATCAAGATAAAGATTTATATTTACGTTTGTTAGGTGCAAATACATTTCGTGGAGGCGAAGCCTTCACTATTGGAAATATACATATTAGACCTTTGGTTATCGACCATAGTGCTGTGGATAGTTATATGTTTGTCATTGAAGCAGAAGGTAAACGTGTCTTATATACAGGTGATTTCCGGATGCATGGGTTGCGTAGTCATATAGTAGAGAAATTAGTTAAAACCTATATAGGTGAGGTTGATGTATTAATTACAGAGGGAACATTAGTATCTCGTGGTGTTAATGATGGTATATCTGAAGCTGCTGTGTTAGAGGATATTTATTCGTATATCCAAGATGGAAAATATGTTTTCGTTATATGTTCATCTACGAATATTGACCGTATTATGGGGATTTGGCAGAATATGCCGACTGATAAAGTACTAATTTGTGATGCATATCAGAAAAGAATATTAGATACTGTGGTTAATAATGTATATTATGAAAGTTCTTTGTATCGTAGACATGATAGTCCGCTAGTTCTTGATAAAGGCAAATATCCTAAATACTATATGGATAACGGCTTTGTATGTTTAGTAAGAGCAACAGAAAATCATATTTCTCACATAAAAGAGTTCCCTAAAGATGATGTACGTATAATATATTCTATGTGGACAGGATATATTGAAGAAAACCTAGCATTGAAAGCTTTGTTAGAGACTTACCCAACCTATATATGTCATGCCAGTGGTCATGTGTCTAAAGATGATTTGATTAAGTTTATAGAATTAGTTAATCCTGACGTTATTATTCCGGTTCACACTGATAATCCTGAGAGATTAGAGGCATTAGTACCTAATAGAAATGTGTATATCGTTAATGATAATGAGCCATTTATCATATAA
- a CDS encoding LL-diaminopimelate aminotransferase, whose product MANINENYLNLQGSYLFANIAKKVADYQAAHPDADIIRLGIGDVTLPLVPAIIDAMSKAVQEMGKAETFRGYGPEQGYDFLRQAIVDGDYKPLGADISIDEVFVSDGAKSDVGNIQELFSEDNIIAITDPVYPVYLDSNVMGGRTGEAVDGIFQKVVYLPTYAENNFSPEFPSERVDIVYLCSPNNPTGTVLSHARLAEWIKWCKDNDAILMFDSAYEAFISTEDTVKSIYEIEGAREVAIEFRSFSKTAGFTGTRCAYAVVPKEVTGKTKSGERQPLNPMWSRRQCTKFNGVPYIIQRGAEAVYTKEGREQTRANIAYYKENARIIKEGLESIGLTVYGGVDAPYIWLKTPGNMTSWELFDILLEQVQIVSTPGSGFGPHGEGYLRLTAFGSRENTIRAVERIKTLKF is encoded by the coding sequence ATGGCTAATATTAATGAAAACTATTTAAACCTACAAGGTTCTTATTTATTTGCAAATATTGCTAAAAAGGTTGCAGATTATCAAGCAGCTCATCCAGATGCAGATATTATTCGTCTTGGTATTGGCGATGTTACATTGCCGCTAGTTCCAGCAATTATCGACGCTATGAGCAAGGCTGTCCAAGAAATGGGAAAAGCAGAAACATTCCGCGGTTACGGCCCTGAGCAAGGTTATGACTTCTTACGTCAAGCTATTGTCGATGGCGATTACAAACCATTAGGCGCAGACATCTCTATTGATGAAGTATTTGTTTCTGATGGTGCCAAATCTGACGTGGGTAATATCCAAGAATTATTCAGCGAAGATAACATCATCGCTATCACCGATCCAGTGTACCCTGTATACTTAGACTCTAACGTTATGGGTGGTCGTACTGGTGAAGCGGTAGATGGTATTTTCCAAAAGGTTGTATACCTTCCTACTTACGCTGAAAACAATTTCTCTCCAGAATTTCCTTCTGAACGTGTAGATATCGTATATCTTTGCTCCCCTAACAATCCAACAGGTACTGTGTTGAGCCATGCTCGTTTAGCAGAATGGATTAAATGGTGTAAAGATAATGATGCGATTTTGATGTTCGACTCCGCTTACGAAGCTTTCATCAGCACAGAAGACACTGTAAAATCCATCTACGAAATCGAAGGTGCTCGCGAAGTAGCTATCGAATTCCGTTCCTTCTCCAAAACTGCTGGTTTCACAGGTACACGTTGTGCTTATGCTGTGGTGCCTAAGGAAGTAACTGGCAAAACTAAATCCGGTGAACGCCAACCACTAAACCCTATGTGGAGCCGTCGTCAATGCACTAAATTCAACGGTGTGCCTTACATCATCCAACGCGGTGCTGAAGCAGTATACACTAAAGAAGGCCGCGAACAAACTCGTGCTAACATTGCATACTACAAAGAAAATGCTCGCATTATCAAAGAAGGCCTTGAATCCATCGGCCTTACTGTATATGGTGGCGTAGATGCTCCATACATTTGGTTAAAAACACCTGGTAACATGACTAGTTGGGAATTATTCGACATCTTGCTCGAACAAGTTCAAATCGTATCTACACCAGGCTCTGGCTTTGGCCCTCATGGCGAAGGTTACCTTCGTTTAACAGCTTTTGGTAGCCGTGAAAATACAATTCGCGCTGTTGAAAGAATTAAAACATTAAAATTCTAA
- the rpsR gene encoding 30S ribosomal protein S18, with amino-acid sequence MRRDRGRKPRRKVCVFCADHIDQIDYKDVAKLRRFTTERGKILPRRISGTCAKHQRKLTTAIKRARAIALLPFTAE; translated from the coding sequence ATGAGAAGAGATAGAGGCAGAAAGCCAAGAAGAAAAGTATGCGTTTTCTGTGCAGACCATATCGATCAAATCGACTATAAAGATGTTGCTAAACTTCGTCGTTTCACGACTGAACGCGGCAAAATCTTACCTCGTCGTATTTCCGGTACTTGCGCAAAACATCAACGCAAATTGACTACAGCTATCAAACGTGCACGTGCAATCGCTTTATTGCCATTCACTGCTGAATAA